ACTTCTCCATAACCGGTAATTACCTTAATAATTTCGTTTGTCATGTAGAGGGCTACGATCCCTGGAAGGACATTGAGCACACCATTCACCGAACAAGAGTTGCACGTCTCTGGAGACGGCTCATCGGGATATAAACAGCGATAGGTTGGACCTCCGTTATAGTTGAATACTGAAATTTGTCCTATATAACCGTCAATTGCTCCCGAAACGAAAGGTTTGTTCAGCATAACGCTGGCATCGTTCACCAAATATCGCGCGGCGAAATTATCTGTTCCATCTACGATTAAATCATAAGAATCAAAAATCTCCAGGGCGTTCTCAGAAGTTAAAGCCTGATCATAAATCTGAATATTTACAGCAGGTTGTAATTGCCTCAGCCTAGATGCTGCAACCTGCGCCTTGGATTTACCTATATCGTCTATCCGAAAAAGAATTTGACGATGCAAGTTGCTTTGAGCAATAGTGTCTCCATCTATTATACCAATCTGCCCTACGCCAGCAGTAACCAGATATTGCAGTACGGGGCATCCCAATCCGCCTGCCCCAACTACAAGTACGCTGGAATTAAGTAGTTTCTCTTGAGATTTTTCGCCAAAGCCTTCAAGCTTCAAATGGCGGTCAAAATATTTTTTTTGTTCTGCTAACATTTTATTTTCCTAGCGTTTAAAGTGAAGTATGTTGGAGAACAAGGTCCCAGTCTTTCCACACAGGCTCATACCCGGCATTACGAATAACGTGGGCAATCTCCTCAGGAGATCGGTTGTCGTCGATCTCGAATTGCTCTAAACTTTGTGGGGCAACAGCGTAACCTCCCGGGTTCGTCTTGGAGCCGGCACTAATAGAAGTGATGCCGAGTTTTATAATATTGTTGCGAAACGTTTCGCATTCACGTGTTGACATGGAAAGTTCCAAATCGTTGTTAAATAATCTCCAAGCGCAAATTAGTTGTACCAACTCCCGGTCATTGATAACAGACTTTGGTTCCAAGCCTCCAACATGAGGTCTTAAACGTGGAAAAGAAATAGAAAACTTGCTCCTCCAGTAGTATTTTTCCAAATATTGCAGATGCAATGCCGTAAAAGCACTATCCGTTCGCCAATCGTCTAACCCAAGGAGCGCACCCAGTCCAATTTTATGAATACCCGCACCTCCAATACGATCGGGCGCTTCCAAACGATAGACGAAATTCGATTTCTTGCCTTTAGGGTGATGTAGCTTATAATCTTCTTCGTGGTAGGTCTCTTGGTATACCAGTATAGCGTTTACGCCCAAAGCATGTAGTTCTTGATAATTAGGAGCGTCTAATGGCTGCACTTCCATTGCTATGTGTGCGAAATGTTTTTTTACAACTGGTAACATCTTTCTGAAATAGTCCATACCAACAAGTTGTTGGGCTTCTCCTGTAACCAGTAATACATGCTGATAACCCATCTCCTTTAGCGCGGCGATTTCCTGTAACAGCTCAACGGTGGTCAAGGTTTTTCGAGGAATCTTATTATCTAAACTGAACCCACAATAGGTGCATATATTTTGACATTCATTCGACAGGTATAGTGGTGCGTATAGTTGGATGGTTTTTCCAAACCGTTTCTTCGTTTCTTGATGACTTAAAAGTGCCATATGCTCCAAAAAAGGAGAGGCTGCCGGAGAAATCAGCGCTTTGAAATCTTCGTACGACCGCTTATTCTTGCGTAGGGCATTCTGCACATCTGTTGCTGTTTTTGCGTAAAGAGAAACCTGTTCTTGTTCCCAACTATATTTTTTGAAAGTTTCTGTAAACATAAACTCATGGGGTTAAAAATGACGTAAGCGGACTCGATGCTTCGGCCAACAAGTTTACCTGAGCCATTCCTGCTTCATAGGCGATTCTACCGGCTACCACTGCCTTTTTAAAAGCTAAAGCCATTTGCTCAGGTCGGCTGGTTGTAGCAATGGCAGTATTGACAAGAACTGCGTCAGCGCCTATTTCCATGGCCTGTGCAGCATGACTGGGCGCTCCTATGCCAGCATCAATAATTACTGGAACATCAGACTGATCGATGATGATCTCTAACATGGTTAAGGTAGTTAAACCTTGATTGCTACCAATAGGTGCACCGAGAGGCATAACAGCCGCCACACCAACCTCTTCCAGCCGCTTGCAAAGCACAGGATCTGCATGGCAATAAGGAAGGACAACAAAATTCATTTTTACCAATTCTTCTGCAGCCTTAAGTGTTTCAATGGGGTCTGGCATGAGGTACTTTGGGTCGGGATGTATTTCCAGTTTTAGCCAATTGGTCTCTAAAGCCTCCCTTGCCAGTTCTGCCGCAAAAACAGCTTCCTTTGCTGTGCGTACACCAGAAGTGTTCGGTAATAAATTTAAATGTGGATGTCTGAGATGTTCTAACAAGTTGTCTGTTGTATGCTGGAGCTCAACTCTTTTCAGGGCAACAGTTACCAGTTCGGTTTCAGAGGTTAATAGCGCTTTTTCCATTTGCTCCATAGAGCTAAACTTACCCGTCCCGGTAAATAACCGGGAAGTAAAAGTTTTATCAGCGATCTTTAAAGGCTGTGTCATATCTTTTCCTTGTTTGTAAAGACACCTAAAGTGTCTTCAATTTTAGTTAACATTTCTTTATAAATGTTTGCGGGAGACACGCTGTTGCCGATTACAGCAGAAACCGCGATACCATGAACGCCGGTTTGCATCAATTTTTCTATATCACTTAGTAAAATTCCACCTATGGCGATAATCGGGAGATGGATTTGACGGTTTCCCAGCTCTTGCATCATGTGGATATAACCCTCAAGGCCTATTATCGGACTCAGTCTTTTCTTTGTGGGAGTATAACGTAGCGGACCTAATCCTATATAGTCGATAGGTTGCTTATTTAACCATAAGATGTCTTCCAGGGTGTTTGCGGTACACCCAATAATTTTGTCATTACCCAGCAATTGCCTAGCGATCTTTGGTTCCATGTCTTCCTTTCCTATATGTACACCATCGGCATCCAGTTCTTTTGCAATTTCCACCCTGTCGTTGATAATACAGGTTGCACCATATTGGCGGGTGATGGATAAGACTTTAGAGGCTTCCTTTAGAAAAGTAATGTCTTTCAGTTCTTTACATCTAAACTGTATCCAAGAGCGGCGCTCTTGAGCAATGCTTTCGATTTGACGGTGTAAATCGTCACTGTTGGTAGCATGGGTTATATAATGTAGTCGTTCGATCTTTTTCATGAAATCTGTTCCTTTAGCTTGTAGAAGTTTTTTAATGGAGCTTCGCCTTGCCAGATGTACCCCAGCAGTGCCGCTCCGTCAAAACCCCTATTAGCTACCTGGGCAATATTCTCAGCGGTAATACCACCTAACGCAATGAGCTTCCCTTGTCGGGGTATTGTACCAGCTTTTAACAGTTCTGGCTTTCCTTGGTAACCTGCTTTCGAAAGACTGTCGAAAACAGGGCTCAGGAAAATGTGGCTATTTTTTTTGTCGAGCCTTTGAAAGGCTGATATGCTGTGCGAAGATGTCGACAGGATATTGGCGGTTACCGGAGTTTTTTCGAAAACAGTGGGCTTTAAGTGTACACCTGCCAAATTGAACTCTTGCTGTAATCCCGGGTGATTATGTACGACAATTTTATCATAGAACCGTTCATTGATACGCAAGATAAAGTTACGTATGTCGGGGAAAGACATGTAGGGTTTGCGTATGTGTAGCAATTGTAACCCGGCAACGAACAGGTCGTTAATAGTTTCCTGTTCCTTTTGAACAGGGTTTTCAGAAGTAATGAGAACAATCTTCACTAATCTTATTGCTTTTATTGCAGCTACCACCGAGGTGTTCCTAATCATTATCTAAGAATAGATCTCAAAGTTATTTTTCTTAAATTCCGCTGCTTTTTCGTTTAATCCCTTGCTTATTGCTTCACTTGTTTCAACGCCCTGTTCTTCGGCAAACTTCCGAACATCCTGTGTGATCTTCATACTACAGAAATTAGGTCCACACATACTGCAGAAATGGGCCGTTTTTGCTCCTTCTGCCGGCAGTGTTTCATCATGAAATTCACGCGCAGTGTCAGGGTCTAACGCTAAATTGAACTGGTCGTCCCATCTAAATTCAAAACGTGCTTTACTCATAGCGTTATCTCGATGTTGTGCCCCGGGGTGTCCTTTCGCAAGGTCTGCAGCATGTGCCGCTATTTTGTAGGTAATCACACCGTCTTTAACGTCCTTTTTATTGGGTAAACCTAAATGTTCCTTAGGCGTTACATAACATAGCATGGACGTGCCAAACCAGCCAATCATGGCGGCGCCAATCCCGGAAGTAATGTGGTCATAGCCGGGAGCAATATCAGTGGTGAGTGGCCCGAGGGTGTAAAATGGAGCCTCACCACATTCTTGCAACTGTTTGTCCATGTTTTCTTTAATCATATGCATCGGAATGTGTCCAGGGCCCTCAATCATCGTTTGAACATCCTGCTTCCAGGCGATTTGCGTGAGCTCTCCCAAGGTCTCCAGTTCGCCAAATTGCGCAGCGTCATTTGCATCGGCAATCGATCCTGGTCGAAGTCCGTCGCCTAAAGAAAAACTTACATCATACACTTTCATGATCTCACAAATTTCCTCAAAATGGGTATATAGGAAATTTTCCTGATGATGAGCTAGGCACCATTTGGCCATAATAGAACCGCCCCTAGATACGATGCCGGTTACCCGTTTCGCTGTTAGGGGGACATAAGGCAATCGTACGCCGGCATGTATCGTGAAATAGTCAACACCTTGTTCTGCCTGCTCTATAAGCGTATCTTTAAAGATCTCCCAGGTTAATTCTTCCGCTTTACCATTTACTTTTTCAAGTGCCTGATAAATAGGAACCGTGCCGATTGGCACAGGCGAATTACGGATTATCCATTCGCGTGTTTCATGAATGTTTTTGCCAGTTGAGAGGTCCATCACCGTATCTGCTCCCCAACGAATGGCCCATACCATTTTCTCTACCTCTTCCTCTATACTCGAGGTAACAGCAGAGTTTCCAATATTGGCGTTTATTTTGACAAGGAAATTCCGGCCAATGATCATGGGTTCGATTTCCGGGTGATTGATGTTGCTCGGTAAAACCGCCCTGCCTCGAGCAATTTCTTCGCGGACGAATTCGGGCGTAATAAACCCTTTATGTATATGGGCACCAAAACTGTGCCCCTTATGCTGTTGCCAGAGAGCGTTGTCTTTCTGGTACATGGCGTCTAATCGCTGATTTTCGCGGATGGCGATAAACTCCATTTCTGGAGTAATAATTCCTTTTTTAGCATAATGCATCTGCGAAACGTTGTGTCCGTGTTTAGCTCTTCTTGGTTTTTGTGCGTATTCAAAACGAAGATAATCAAGATCTGAATTGAATAAACGAGATTTTCCGTAGGCAGAAGAAACTGTTTGTAATTGCTCCGTGTCGTTGCGGCCTTCTATCCATTGTTGACGTATTTTTGGTAAACCTTTTAATACATTTATTTCGATGTTAGGATCAGTATAGGGGCCACTGGTATCGTATACGGTAACTGGCGCATTTTCTTCCGATATGTTTTTAAACCGATCAGTTGTAGGGCTAAGGCTAATTTCCCGCATCGGTACTTGGATATCATGAAGCCCTCCCTTCACGTAGACTTTTTTTGAGTTTGGGAAAGGTGTTCTACTAATGGTTTCCTGTTTTGGAAGTTTCTCTGTTTTCATACTTTACTTGTTTAATCGCTCCTGATATAATGAATCGCTTTATTAAGAGAAGGATTTTTGACTACCCTCCCTGTGCTGCACGGATAATAATAATGTTGTCTTGAGGATGAACTTGGAAGGAATTCCACGAAGATTTAGGAATTACATGATCATTTACAGCAATAGCGATTCCACTCGTTTCTTGAAGGCCGTAAATACGTAAGGCTTCAATTAAGCTGTCATTTTGAATATTAAATACTTCTTGATTGATGATGACTTCCATAATTAACAATTGTTACTGCTTTAGAAGTCACCGATAAGGCGGTGAGTTTTTCTTACTTTTCCCTTCGCAGGCATTATCCTGAGCAGGTTATGAGGGTAATTCTCAGCGCCGTAAAACGGAGCACCCCTAAAGCTTAGACAAAGGTATGAAATATTCTTTGAATAAAACAACGATGATGGGATCCCATCTGTTAAAGGACTTTCTCGCCAAGGGTTTTCTCATCGAATCTTGGAAAAAGCTAGGGGGTGCCGCATCATTGTACGATGAAGGAGGTAATGCCGATATTAAAATTGAAGATATTGATTATCTTCATGGCAAAATCGAAATTTATGCATAGAATTTTTTTTGGAGTTATTTTTCTTTTCTTAGTTACCAGGCTTGTTGGACAGGAAAAAAGTGAAGAGGCTATCAGAGAAGTGATGAAGCAACAAGAGCTGGCTTGGAATAAAGGGGATATTGATGCCTTTATGAATGGGTATTGGAAAAGCGACAGCTTGTTGTTTGTTGGGAGAGAAGGACCGATATACGGCTGGCAAAAAGCCAGAGAAAGATATTTGCGTACTTATCCAGATAGTGAAACGATGGGTGAATTGACCTTTGATCTATTGGA
This Olivibacter sp. SDN3 DNA region includes the following protein-coding sequences:
- a CDS encoding HesA/MoeB/ThiF family protein, producing MLAEQKKYFDRHLKLEGFGEKSQEKLLNSSVLVVGAGGLGCPVLQYLVTAGVGQIGIIDGDTIAQSNLHRQILFRIDDIGKSKAQVAASRLRQLQPAVNIQIYDQALTSENALEIFDSYDLIVDGTDNFAARYLVNDASVMLNKPFVSGAIDGYIGQISVFNYNGGPTYRCLYPDEPSPETCNSCSVNGVLNVLPGIVALYMTNEIIKVITGYGEVLSGKLLLMDIRTSNHQVISFTLNAENKKVNTLKRDVLLNIGELSSFMALHPETQLIDVREAWEFEESNVGGINIPLNELPFRKNEIDKSKPIILACQSGKRSRYAAKILKMLNEAPVYLTRLEP
- the thiH gene encoding 2-iminoacetate synthase ThiH yields the protein MFTETFKKYSWEQEQVSLYAKTATDVQNALRKNKRSYEDFKALISPAASPFLEHMALLSHQETKKRFGKTIQLYAPLYLSNECQNICTYCGFSLDNKIPRKTLTTVELLQEIAALKEMGYQHVLLVTGEAQQLVGMDYFRKMLPVVKKHFAHIAMEVQPLDAPNYQELHALGVNAILVYQETYHEEDYKLHHPKGKKSNFVYRLEAPDRIGGAGIHKIGLGALLGLDDWRTDSAFTALHLQYLEKYYWRSKFSISFPRLRPHVGGLEPKSVINDRELVQLICAWRLFNNDLELSMSTRECETFRNNIIKLGITSISAGSKTNPGGYAVAPQSLEQFEIDDNRSPEEIAHVIRNAGYEPVWKDWDLVLQHTSL
- a CDS encoding thiazole synthase, which codes for MTQPLKIADKTFTSRLFTGTGKFSSMEQMEKALLTSETELVTVALKRVELQHTTDNLLEHLRHPHLNLLPNTSGVRTAKEAVFAAELAREALETNWLKLEIHPDPKYLMPDPIETLKAAEELVKMNFVVLPYCHADPVLCKRLEEVGVAAVMPLGAPIGSNQGLTTLTMLEIIIDQSDVPVIIDAGIGAPSHAAQAMEIGADAVLVNTAIATTSRPEQMALAFKKAVVAGRIAYEAGMAQVNLLAEASSPLTSFLTP
- the thiE gene encoding thiamine phosphate synthase; the encoded protein is MKKIERLHYITHATNSDDLHRQIESIAQERRSWIQFRCKELKDITFLKEASKVLSITRQYGATCIINDRVEIAKELDADGVHIGKEDMEPKIARQLLGNDKIIGCTANTLEDILWLNKQPIDYIGLGPLRYTPTKKRLSPIIGLEGYIHMMQELGNRQIHLPIIAIGGILLSDIEKLMQTGVHGIAVSAVIGNSVSPANIYKEMLTKIEDTLGVFTNKEKI
- a CDS encoding thiamine phosphate synthase — protein: MIRNTSVVAAIKAIRLVKIVLITSENPVQKEQETINDLFVAGLQLLHIRKPYMSFPDIRNFILRINERFYDKIVVHNHPGLQQEFNLAGVHLKPTVFEKTPVTANILSTSSHSISAFQRLDKKNSHIFLSPVFDSLSKAGYQGKPELLKAGTIPRQGKLIALGGITAENIAQVANRGFDGAALLGYIWQGEAPLKNFYKLKEQIS
- the thiC gene encoding phosphomethylpyrimidine synthase ThiC — encoded protein: MKTEKLPKQETISRTPFPNSKKVYVKGGLHDIQVPMREISLSPTTDRFKNISEENAPVTVYDTSGPYTDPNIEINVLKGLPKIRQQWIEGRNDTEQLQTVSSAYGKSRLFNSDLDYLRFEYAQKPRRAKHGHNVSQMHYAKKGIITPEMEFIAIRENQRLDAMYQKDNALWQQHKGHSFGAHIHKGFITPEFVREEIARGRAVLPSNINHPEIEPMIIGRNFLVKINANIGNSAVTSSIEEEVEKMVWAIRWGADTVMDLSTGKNIHETREWIIRNSPVPIGTVPIYQALEKVNGKAEELTWEIFKDTLIEQAEQGVDYFTIHAGVRLPYVPLTAKRVTGIVSRGGSIMAKWCLAHHQENFLYTHFEEICEIMKVYDVSFSLGDGLRPGSIADANDAAQFGELETLGELTQIAWKQDVQTMIEGPGHIPMHMIKENMDKQLQECGEAPFYTLGPLTTDIAPGYDHITSGIGAAMIGWFGTSMLCYVTPKEHLGLPNKKDVKDGVITYKIAAHAADLAKGHPGAQHRDNAMSKARFEFRWDDQFNLALDPDTAREFHDETLPAEGAKTAHFCSMCGPNFCSMKITQDVRKFAEEQGVETSEAISKGLNEKAAEFKKNNFEIYS
- the thiS gene encoding sulfur carrier protein ThiS, which encodes MEVIINQEVFNIQNDSLIEALRIYGLQETSGIAIAVNDHVIPKSSWNSFQVHPQDNIIIIRAAQGG
- a CDS encoding DUF4440 domain-containing protein, coding for MHRIFFGVIFLFLVTRLVGQEKSEEAIREVMKQQELAWNKGDIDAFMNGYWKSDSLLFVGREGPIYGWQKARERYLRTYPDSETMGELTFDLLDIKALSADCYFVLGRWALVRNQGNVGGTFTLLFKKINGRWLITTDHTS